In a single window of the Streptomyces sp. NBC_00353 genome:
- a CDS encoding nitroreductase family deazaflavin-dependent oxidoreductase — translation MSVHVQKPGWFTVNVFNRTVAWITRRGISVWGSRVLAVRGRKSGEWRRTPVNLLTVDGRQYLVAPRGHVQWTHNMRAAGGGELHLGKKVDVFTAIEVPDDEKPELLRAYLKRWKAEVGVFFGGVGPDSSVEELRRIAPDHPIFRVTIEV, via the coding sequence ATGTCCGTGCACGTTCAGAAGCCCGGCTGGTTCACCGTCAACGTCTTCAACCGCACCGTCGCCTGGATCACCCGGCGCGGCATCAGCGTCTGGGGCTCGCGGGTCCTGGCGGTCCGCGGCCGCAAGAGCGGCGAGTGGCGCCGGACCCCGGTCAACCTCCTGACCGTGGACGGCCGGCAGTACCTCGTCGCGCCCCGTGGCCACGTCCAGTGGACGCACAACATGCGCGCGGCCGGTGGCGGCGAGCTCCACCTCGGCAAGAAGGTCGACGTCTTCACCGCCATCGAGGTTCCCGACGACGAGAAGCCCGAGTTGCTGCGCGCCTACCTCAAGCGGTGGAAGGCGGAGGTCGGCGTCTTCTTCGGCGGCGTCGGCCCGGACTCGTCCGTCGAGGAGCTGCGCCGCATCGCCCCCGATCACCCGATCTTCCGGGTCACGATCGAGGTCTGA
- a CDS encoding TetR/AcrR family transcriptional regulator, translating to MSTIRGARERARIEVTAAIKDEARKQLAADGAARLSLRAVARELGMVSSALYRYFPSRDELLTALIVDAYDAVGEAAEAADRASCAGSSASHLARWTAVACAVRDWALAHPHEYGLIYGSPVPGYTAPQATIGPASRVGFVLIAIVGDAHRTDGLALPPLAAELRSEAERMAADFAPDLPPAVVAPLVAAWSQLFGLISFEIFGQFNRLVEAREAFFRQAVGELARHVGLLGDRGGHKAGTGA from the coding sequence ATGAGCACCATCCGAGGAGCCAGGGAACGGGCCCGTATCGAAGTCACCGCCGCCATCAAGGACGAGGCGAGGAAGCAGCTCGCGGCCGACGGCGCCGCAAGACTTTCGCTGCGCGCGGTCGCCCGTGAACTGGGCATGGTCTCGTCCGCGCTCTACCGCTACTTCCCCAGTCGCGACGAGCTGCTCACGGCCTTGATCGTCGATGCGTACGACGCCGTGGGCGAGGCCGCCGAAGCCGCCGACCGGGCATCCTGCGCAGGATCGTCCGCCTCCCACCTCGCCCGCTGGACCGCGGTCGCCTGCGCCGTACGCGACTGGGCCCTCGCCCACCCCCATGAGTACGGTCTGATCTACGGCTCGCCGGTGCCCGGTTACACCGCGCCCCAGGCGACGATCGGCCCCGCCTCCCGCGTCGGCTTCGTCCTCATCGCGATCGTCGGCGACGCCCACCGCACGGACGGTCTCGCGCTGCCGCCGCTCGCCGCCGAGCTGCGTTCCGAGGCCGAACGGATGGCCGCCGACTTTGCCCCCGACCTCCCCCCGGCGGTCGTCGCCCCGCTCGTGGCAGCGTGGTCGCAGCTCTTCGGGCTGATCTCCTTCGAGATCTTCGGGCAGTTCAACCGGCTCGTCGAGGCGCGGGAGGCCTTCTTCCGGCAGGCCGTCGGTGAACTGGCCCGTCATGTCGGTCTGCTCGGTGACCGGGGCGGCCACAAGGCAGGCACCGGCGCCTGA
- a CDS encoding sensor histidine kinase, which produces MEEQRSHGSGGPPRVQGGPPQRRPWMHAGPRGPWGHDGPPRRLTGTSVRSAARLPWPSTLLLGAIVMIGSSVAARGQLGERAPLDLFARALLFIAVAVLLLRHRHPVLAVFVSAAAAMIYLGAGYPYGPVFLAVAVGCFSAVVAGHRRAAWSAVGMVWVGHLLVAHWLYRRLPPIGDSAAPWGQELGIAAWVVAIVAAAEFVRVRREQWAAQRAERDAAEKRRADEERLRMARELHDVLAHSISVINVQAGVGLALLDSDPEQARTALTTIKAASKEALGEVRQVLATLRTPGDAPLAPAPGLDRLPELVDQAASAGLTVTVEADGVRNAVPPGTDLAAFRIVQEALTNVVRHSGSRSARVRIGYGAGSIRLRIDDDGPATGSEAGGSGNGLAGMRERAAALGGTIDAGPRPDGGFRVRAELPLRPASPEATAQDATGDPEQDTRRDTAGETVQDTTEETP; this is translated from the coding sequence ATGGAAGAGCAGCGCTCACACGGAAGCGGCGGTCCCCCTCGGGTGCAGGGCGGACCGCCGCAGCGGCGGCCCTGGATGCACGCGGGCCCCCGCGGACCGTGGGGGCACGACGGGCCGCCGCGCCGGCTGACGGGGACGAGCGTGCGGTCCGCCGCCCGCCTGCCGTGGCCGTCCACCCTCCTGCTCGGTGCGATCGTCATGATCGGCTCGTCCGTCGCGGCCCGGGGCCAGCTCGGCGAGCGCGCCCCGTTGGACCTCTTCGCCCGGGCGCTGCTCTTCATCGCCGTCGCCGTACTGCTGCTGCGTCACCGCCACCCCGTCCTGGCGGTGTTCGTCTCCGCGGCCGCGGCCATGATCTATCTCGGGGCCGGCTATCCGTACGGTCCGGTGTTCCTGGCCGTTGCCGTCGGATGCTTCAGCGCTGTTGTCGCGGGGCACCGGCGGGCCGCCTGGTCGGCCGTGGGGATGGTGTGGGTGGGGCATCTGCTGGTGGCCCACTGGCTCTACCGCCGGCTGCCGCCGATCGGCGACTCGGCCGCACCGTGGGGGCAGGAACTGGGCATCGCCGCCTGGGTGGTGGCGATCGTCGCGGCAGCGGAGTTCGTGCGCGTACGTCGTGAACAGTGGGCCGCACAGCGGGCCGAACGGGACGCCGCGGAGAAGCGGCGGGCCGACGAGGAGCGGCTGCGCATGGCGCGGGAGCTCCATGACGTGCTCGCCCACAGCATCTCCGTCATCAATGTCCAGGCGGGCGTCGGACTCGCGCTGCTCGACTCCGACCCCGAGCAGGCCCGCACGGCCCTCACCACGATCAAGGCAGCCAGCAAGGAGGCGCTCGGCGAGGTCCGTCAGGTCCTCGCCACGCTCCGTACCCCCGGCGATGCCCCCCTGGCCCCGGCCCCCGGCCTCGACCGGCTGCCCGAGCTGGTCGACCAGGCGGCGAGTGCCGGACTGACCGTCACGGTGGAGGCGGACGGCGTGCGGAACGCCGTCCCGCCCGGTACGGATCTGGCGGCCTTCCGGATCGTGCAGGAGGCGCTGACGAATGTGGTGCGGCATTCGGGCTCGCGCAGCGCGCGGGTCCGGATCGGTTACGGGGCCGGCAGCATCCGGCTCCGTATCGACGACGACGGACCCGCCACCGGCAGCGAGGCCGGGGGCAGCGGCAACGGGCTGGCCGGCATGCGGGAGCGGGCCGCCGCGCTGGGCGGCACGATCGACGCGGGCCCCCGGCCCGACGGCGGTTTCCGGGTGCGGGCCGAGCTTCCGCTGCGCCCGGCGTCACCGGAAGCCACCGCGCAGGACGCGACGGGGGACCCCGAGCAGGACACGAGGCGGGACACGGCGGGGGAGACTGTGCAGGACACGACGGAGGAGACACCGTGA
- a CDS encoding response regulator transcription factor, whose amino-acid sequence MIRVLLADDQLLVRAGFRALLDAQPDIEVVGEAADGAEAVRLVRELRPDIVLMDIRMPHLDGLAATRTITGDPELNDVKVVMLTTFELDEYVFEAIRSGASGFLVKDTEPEELLRAVRAVVGGDALLSPGVTRRLIAEFAARSKEPAAATGLSELTEREREVMALVGIGLTNEEIARRLVVSPLTAKTHVSRTMVKLGARDRAQLVVLAYESGLVRPGWLG is encoded by the coding sequence GTGATCCGCGTACTGCTCGCCGATGACCAGCTGTTGGTCCGGGCCGGTTTCCGCGCCCTGCTGGACGCGCAGCCGGACATCGAGGTGGTGGGGGAGGCTGCCGACGGTGCGGAGGCGGTACGTCTGGTGCGCGAACTGCGGCCGGACATCGTGCTGATGGACATCCGGATGCCGCATCTCGACGGCCTCGCCGCCACCCGCACGATCACCGGCGATCCGGAGCTCAACGACGTCAAGGTGGTCATGCTCACCACCTTCGAGCTCGACGAGTACGTCTTCGAGGCGATCCGCTCCGGCGCCTCCGGCTTCCTGGTCAAGGACACCGAACCCGAGGAACTGCTGCGGGCGGTACGGGCCGTGGTGGGCGGCGACGCGCTGCTCTCGCCCGGAGTGACCCGACGGCTGATCGCCGAGTTCGCCGCCCGCTCCAAGGAGCCTGCGGCCGCGACGGGACTGAGCGAACTCACCGAACGGGAACGGGAAGTGATGGCGCTGGTCGGCATCGGCCTCACCAACGAGGAGATCGCCCGCCGACTCGTCGTCAGCCCGCTCACCGCCAAGACCCATGTCAGCCGCACCATGGTGAAGCTCGGCGCCCGCGACCGGGCCCAACTCGTCGTGCTCGCCTATGAGTCCGGGCTCGTACGCCCCGGTTGGCTCGGCTGA
- a CDS encoding DUF6332 family protein, with protein MGRRSQEDRDAMTVEIGFALVSAAFLAAAAFVAVTMTTVYFDLPRTAEHVLVRIGAVVAAVVFVARLVDVLWGFPRPGSRRAAAAHRPQAPSQPSQPGRTSPDS; from the coding sequence ATGGGACGCCGAAGTCAGGAAGACCGGGACGCCATGACCGTCGAGATCGGCTTCGCCCTGGTGAGCGCGGCCTTTCTGGCCGCGGCCGCGTTCGTCGCGGTCACGATGACCACCGTGTACTTCGATCTTCCCCGTACGGCCGAACATGTGCTGGTCCGGATCGGAGCCGTCGTCGCAGCCGTCGTCTTCGTCGCCCGCCTCGTCGATGTGCTGTGGGGCTTTCCCCGCCCGGGCAGCCGGCGTGCGGCCGCCGCGCACCGCCCGCAGGCTCCGTCTCAGCCGAGCCAACCGGGGCGTACGAGCCCGGACTCATAG
- a CDS encoding MFS transporter — MTSPLNVSDSHARWSPRLWGTLLVLCAAMFLDALDVSMVGVALPSIADDLDLTTSTLQWIVSGYILGYGGLLLLGGRAADLLGRRQVFLIALGVFALASLLGGFVDSGPLLIASRFIKGLSAAFTAPAGLSIITTTFKEGPQRNRALSIYTTCAATGFSMGLVLSGLLTQLSWRWTMLLPAPIALIALVAGLRLIPHSDREDTRRGYDLPGAVTGTASMLLLVFTVVQAPEAGWASARTLLSFLAVAALLTVFVTIERRTANPLVRLGVLRSGSQVRAQLGAAAFFGSYVGFQFLVTQYMQSLLGWSALQTALAFLPAGVLVALSSTKIGDVVDRFGTPRVIAAGFTFLVVGYGLFLRITLTPSYAAVILPSMLLLGAACALTFPSLNIQATNGVDDDEQGMVSGLLNTSIQVGGAIFLAVVTAVITAHGSGDGSSQAVLDSYRPGLVVVTAIAFAGLLITLTGLRRRRPVQHSVLVASSEGDRAAAEASAAQQPAAQKVAVRD, encoded by the coding sequence ATGACCTCTCCGCTAAACGTCTCCGATTCCCATGCGCGCTGGAGCCCGCGCCTGTGGGGCACCCTGCTCGTGCTCTGCGCCGCGATGTTCCTGGACGCCCTGGACGTCTCCATGGTCGGCGTCGCTCTGCCGTCCATCGCCGACGACCTCGACCTGACCACCTCGACCCTGCAGTGGATCGTCAGCGGGTACATCCTCGGCTACGGAGGACTGCTGCTCCTCGGCGGCCGCGCGGCCGATCTGCTCGGCAGGCGCCAGGTCTTCCTGATCGCGCTCGGCGTCTTCGCCCTCGCCTCGCTGCTCGGCGGATTCGTCGACTCCGGACCGCTGCTGATCGCCAGCCGCTTCATCAAGGGGCTGAGTGCCGCGTTCACCGCACCGGCCGGTCTCTCGATCATCACCACGACGTTCAAGGAAGGCCCGCAGCGCAACCGCGCGCTGTCCATCTACACCACGTGCGCGGCCACCGGCTTCTCCATGGGCCTGGTGCTGTCCGGTCTGCTCACCCAGCTGTCCTGGCGCTGGACCATGTTGCTGCCCGCCCCCATCGCGCTGATCGCCCTGGTAGCCGGGCTGAGGCTGATCCCGCACAGCGACCGCGAGGACACCCGTCGCGGTTACGACCTGCCGGGTGCCGTCACCGGCACGGCCTCCATGCTGCTGCTGGTGTTCACCGTCGTCCAGGCCCCGGAGGCCGGCTGGGCCTCCGCCCGGACCCTGCTGTCGTTCCTCGCCGTCGCCGCACTGCTGACCGTCTTCGTCACCATCGAGCGACGCACCGCGAACCCGCTGGTCCGGCTCGGTGTGCTGCGCTCCGGCAGCCAGGTCAGGGCGCAGCTGGGCGCCGCTGCGTTCTTCGGCAGCTACGTCGGCTTCCAGTTCCTGGTCACCCAGTACATGCAGTCGCTGCTCGGTTGGTCGGCCCTGCAGACCGCGCTGGCCTTCCTGCCCGCGGGTGTGCTGGTCGCGCTGTCGTCGACGAAGATCGGCGATGTGGTCGACCGGTTCGGGACGCCGCGCGTGATCGCGGCCGGCTTCACCTTCCTTGTCGTCGGCTACGGACTCTTCCTGCGGATCACCCTCACCCCGTCGTACGCGGCGGTCATCCTGCCCTCGATGCTGCTGCTGGGAGCGGCCTGCGCACTGACCTTCCCGTCCCTCAACATCCAGGCCACCAACGGGGTCGACGACGACGAGCAGGGCATGGTGTCGGGTCTGCTGAACACCTCGATCCAGGTGGGCGGGGCGATCTTCCTGGCCGTCGTGACGGCGGTGATCACGGCGCACGGCAGTGGCGACGGCTCCTCGCAAGCGGTCCTCGACAGCTACCGGCCGGGCCTCGTGGTGGTGACGGCGATCGCGTTCGCCGGACTGCTGATCACGCTGACCGGGCTGCGTCGCCGCAGGCCCGTACAGCACTCCGTGCTGGTCGCGTCGTCCGAGGGCGACCGGGCCGCCGCCGAGGCATCGGCCGCCCAGCAGCCGGCCGCACAGAAGGTGGCGGTCCGGGACTGA
- a CDS encoding MarR family winged helix-turn-helix transcriptional regulator produces MAANKPERVLVEEWRDMLALHARTLCELDRELHRHGLGASDFEVLDVLAEGASEDGGAAYRVQELASRVHLSQSALSRLIARLEKDDLVCRGMCSEDRRGVRVELTAKGRARHAEVKPLQRTVLARMLGGATG; encoded by the coding sequence ATGGCAGCGAACAAGCCCGAGCGGGTGCTCGTCGAGGAGTGGCGGGACATGCTTGCGCTGCATGCCAGGACGTTGTGCGAGCTCGATCGTGAGCTGCATCGGCACGGCCTCGGCGCCAGCGACTTCGAGGTGCTCGACGTCCTCGCGGAGGGCGCGTCGGAGGACGGCGGCGCCGCTTATCGCGTACAGGAGCTGGCCTCCCGGGTCCATCTCAGCCAGAGTGCGCTGTCACGCCTGATCGCACGGCTGGAGAAGGACGACCTCGTGTGCCGCGGGATGTGCAGCGAGGACCGGCGGGGAGTCCGGGTCGAGCTGACGGCGAAGGGCCGGGCGCGTCATGCCGAGGTGAAGCCGCTGCAGCGCACGGTGCTCGCCCGGATGCTGGGCGGCGCGACCGGCTGA
- a CDS encoding maleylpyruvate isomerase family mycothiol-dependent enzyme — METMDHVKSLADAGHLLATAAEQAGPGASVPTCPGWQVRNLLRHTGMVHRWATAFVAEGHTSYHPDGGEPDLDGGELLDWFREGHGLLVNALESASADLECWTFLPAPSSLAFWARRQAHETTIHRVDAESARGGPVSPVAAEQALDGIDELLRGFHARPKSRVRTDAPRTLRVRATDTGDAWTVRLSSEPPQAVRESEADAHRAGSGDCELSGTAEGIYLMLWNRLPLTAVTVTGDRGLARLWCENSGVTWS; from the coding sequence ATGGAGACCATGGACCACGTCAAGTCCCTCGCGGACGCAGGACACTTGCTGGCCACTGCGGCGGAGCAGGCCGGGCCCGGCGCTTCGGTGCCGACCTGCCCGGGCTGGCAGGTGCGCAATCTGCTCCGGCACACCGGCATGGTGCACCGCTGGGCGACCGCGTTCGTCGCCGAGGGGCATACCTCGTACCACCCCGACGGCGGCGAACCCGACCTGGACGGCGGGGAGTTGCTCGACTGGTTCCGCGAGGGGCACGGCCTGCTGGTGAACGCGCTGGAGAGTGCCTCGGCCGACCTGGAGTGCTGGACCTTTCTGCCCGCGCCGTCCTCGCTGGCGTTCTGGGCACGGCGGCAGGCCCACGAGACGACGATTCACCGGGTGGACGCCGAGTCCGCGCGCGGTGGCCCGGTCTCGCCGGTGGCGGCCGAGCAGGCGCTGGACGGGATCGACGAGCTGCTGCGCGGGTTCCACGCCCGCCCGAAGAGCAGGGTGCGCACCGATGCACCACGCACGCTGCGGGTGCGCGCCACGGACACGGGCGACGCATGGACCGTACGGCTCTCGTCGGAGCCGCCGCAGGCCGTACGCGAATCGGAGGCCGACGCACACCGAGCGGGGTCCGGCGACTGCGAATTGAGCGGTACGGCCGAGGGGATCTATCTGATGCTCTGGAACAGGCTGCCGCTCACCGCGGTCACGGTGACGGGCGACCGGGGACTGGCCCGTCTGTGGTGCGAGAACTCCGGGGTGACCTGGTCCTGA
- a CDS encoding SCO4225 family membrane protein yields MNKPVMNKQHLRTLARLTFGNAASLIYLGVVLATTVFVAVDTLLVPHEDASFAGVWLFLLAAPTVFVFFVGSELWGADTAGPAWFTYLALVVSVLVQALALGWFVRLVRGGGRSRTAHPQGV; encoded by the coding sequence ATGAACAAGCCGGTCATGAACAAGCAGCACCTCCGCACGCTCGCACGGCTGACCTTCGGCAATGCCGCCTCGCTGATCTACCTCGGGGTGGTGCTGGCGACGACGGTGTTCGTTGCCGTGGACACACTGCTCGTCCCGCACGAGGACGCCTCGTTCGCGGGCGTCTGGCTGTTCCTGCTCGCGGCGCCGACGGTGTTCGTGTTCTTCGTCGGCAGTGAACTGTGGGGAGCGGACACGGCCGGACCGGCCTGGTTCACATATCTCGCCCTCGTCGTGTCCGTCCTCGTGCAGGCGCTCGCTCTCGGCTGGTTCGTACGCTTGGTGCGTGGCGGGGGACGGTCCCGTACCGCCCATCCCCAGGGCGTCTGA
- a CDS encoding MFS transporter has protein sequence MPQLNKLRTALPGGPGGDTAPPSSARLRTALTVFFALDGFLFAGWVVRIPAIKHQTGASASTLGLALLGVSAGAVITMMLAGRLCRRFGSHPLTVVCGALLSLAIALPAQTHSALALGLVLLVFGAAYGAMNVAMNSAAVDLVAGLRRPVMPSFHAAFSLGGMLGAGLGGLVAGGLSPATHLYILTGVGLLVTAAAGPALLRYPAPRAATAADRAAPPRRMAGRARNLVLLFGVIALCTAYGEGALADWSALHLTQDLHARPGVAAAGYSLFALAMTAGRLTGTALLERLGQTRTLVAGGATGAAGMLLGSLAPTTWLALLGFAVAGLGLANIFPVAVGRAGELAGPSGVAVASTIGYGGMLLGPPAIGFLADWFSLPLALTTVAVLAGAAAVLGYAARHATARA, from the coding sequence GTGCCGCAACTAAACAAACTGCGGACGGCCCTACCGGGGGGACCAGGCGGAGACACCGCCCCACCCTCGTCGGCCCGCCTCCGTACCGCGCTGACCGTGTTCTTCGCCCTCGACGGTTTCCTCTTCGCCGGCTGGGTGGTCCGTATCCCGGCCATCAAGCACCAGACCGGCGCCTCCGCATCCACCCTCGGCCTCGCCCTGCTCGGGGTCTCCGCCGGAGCCGTCATCACCATGATGCTCGCCGGGAGGCTGTGCAGGCGGTTCGGCAGCCACCCCCTGACGGTGGTCTGCGGAGCACTCCTCTCGCTCGCCATCGCCCTGCCCGCGCAGACGCATTCGGCCCTCGCACTCGGTCTGGTCCTGCTGGTCTTCGGAGCCGCATACGGCGCGATGAACGTCGCGATGAACAGCGCCGCGGTCGACCTGGTCGCCGGGCTGCGGCGCCCGGTGATGCCGAGCTTCCATGCCGCGTTCAGCCTCGGCGGCATGCTCGGTGCCGGGCTCGGCGGACTGGTCGCCGGTGGCCTCTCCCCCGCCACCCATCTCTACATCCTCACCGGGGTCGGGCTGCTGGTCACCGCCGCCGCCGGACCGGCCCTGCTCCGGTACCCGGCTCCCCGGGCGGCGACCGCTGCGGACCGTGCCGCGCCGCCGCGCCGCATGGCGGGGCGGGCCCGCAACCTGGTGCTGCTGTTCGGCGTGATCGCGCTCTGCACCGCTTACGGGGAAGGGGCCCTGGCCGACTGGAGCGCGCTCCATCTGACTCAGGACCTGCACGCCCGTCCGGGCGTCGCCGCCGCCGGATACTCGCTGTTCGCCCTGGCCATGACCGCGGGCAGGCTCACCGGTACCGCCCTGCTCGAACGGCTCGGCCAGACCCGCACGCTCGTCGCGGGCGGCGCGACGGGCGCGGCCGGAATGCTCCTCGGTTCGCTGGCACCGACCACCTGGCTCGCCCTTCTCGGCTTCGCCGTCGCCGGACTCGGCCTGGCGAACATCTTCCCCGTCGCGGTCGGCCGGGCCGGCGAGCTGGCCGGCCCGAGCGGAGTGGCCGTCGCGTCGACGATCGGCTACGGCGGGATGCTGCTCGGACCGCCCGCGATCGGATTCCTGGCCGACTGGTTCTCGCTGCCGCTGGCCCTCACGACGGTGGCGGTGCTCGCCGGTGCTGCAGCGGTGCTGGGGTACGCGGCACGGCATGCGACGGCCCGCGCCTGA